Proteins from a genomic interval of Uloborus diversus isolate 005 chromosome 4, Udiv.v.3.1, whole genome shotgun sequence:
- the LOC129221643 gene encoding L-cystatin-like, whose product MWKAIVLLALVACATAGLLGGFEVVDVDDEGVVTAARHATVELSKKFSGPYHHKLTKVLKAKRQVVAGLNYQMDIIVGKTECKKEEVNANEVDDCEYQEGISTYKKCTVLVYRDLKDQHKLVNSGCILASHKDLEY is encoded by the exons ATGTGGAAAGCTATTGTCTTGCTTGCCTTGGTGGCCTGTGCCACAGCCGGTCTCCTCGGAGGCTTTGAAGTCGTCGATGTCGATGATGAAGGTGTGGTAACTGCTGCCAGGCACGCCACCGTTGAATTGTCGAAGAAATTCTCCGGACCCTACCACCACAAGCTTACCAAAGTCCTGAAGGCTAAGAGACAA GTTGTTGCTGGTCTGAACTACCAAATGGACATCATTGTTGGCAAAACCGAATGCAAGAAAGAGGAAGTCAACGCCAACGAAGTCGATGACTGTGAATACCAAGAGGGCATC AGCACCTACAAGAAATGCACCGTCCTTGTCTACCGTGACCTTAAGGATCAACACAAATTGGTCAACTCCGGATGCATCTTGGCCTCCCACAAGGATCTTGAATACTAG